The Solibacillus sp. FSL R7-0668 genome includes the window AATGTGAAAAAATTTGTGAGGATTTCATTTTCATTTCATTTTACTTCTGTAAGTTACTTTGTATTAAGAGAGGCTTGATTAATAGTATAAGTGCTCTAGCATACAAAATTTTGGAGGTTACCAATGAATAAGCGGTTAGATGAAGTACAATATGCCCGTGCCTTTGCAATGTTTGCGGTATTATTTGTGCACTTTAGCTCAACAGGTTTGGGGGCAGTGACGCCTGAATCGAGTACCTTTTATGTCTATTCGGCATTCAATACATTAGGGAAGCTTGGGGTGCCCGTTTTTTTCTTTTTAAGTGGCTTGGTGCTGTTTTATAGCTATAATAATAGGCCATTTACAAAGGAAACAATTCGCCAATTTTATAAGAAGCGATTGAAATATATTATTGTTCCTTATCTTGTTATTTCGACTTTTTACTTTGGTGTTCGTATTGTCCATTCTAGTAGTTTTTCATCTGTTCCGGCTTTGTTGACGGGTTTAGGTGAGGCGTTATTATGGGGGAAAGCCTATACGCATTTGTATTTTTTATTTGTGTTGTTGCAGTTTTATTTAGCGTTTCCTTTGATTTTGTATTTCTTTAAGAAGGTAAAGGTTCGTGTTTTGACAGTGCTACTTGCTTCGCTTGCCTTGCAGTTCGCTTGGTTTTATGTGAATAAAAATTATTTACAAGTGGAGGCGCGTGGCTCGTATTTTCTATCGTATGTATCGTTCTTCTTGGTAGGTGCTGCAGTGGGGAGCAATTATGCGCAACTCGATCACTGGTGGCAGGTGCATCGTAAAAAAATGGCGGTGTTTATTGTGACATTGTTTGTGCTTGCGGCTACTAGCTTGATTGTGGTGGATAGTTGGACACGTGCTGATACATTGGTTCCGTATTTACCGTCTAGCCCATATCATACGTATATTTTTGACGGACTTTGGGTGCTTCTAGGACTAGCGGGTAGCTTGTTTACGTTATGGCTAGGAAAAATGGTGATTGTACTCGATTATGCGCCATTACAGATTTTCTTAAATCGTTTAGCGCAATTGTCATTTGGTATTTATTTAATTCATCCATTTTTCTTACTATTTTTCCGTAGCTGGCTACCAAGTTCGACACCGCTCGTATTTCATGGGTGGCAGTTGTTTACCGCCATTGCGATTACGGCTATTTGTTGGGTGCTGACGAGCTGGTTAAGTAAGTGGAAAATGAGCTGGATCATTATCGGAAAATAATAAAAAGCCTACTAATTGTAGGCTTTTTGGGTGTTTACCATTTTGCGGCATGCTCCTCGATGCAGCCAAGCATTTGCTGGATTTGGAGCGTGGTGCCGTCGTCGAGCTGAATGCTGCCGTCATAATAGCCGACCATTTGATGCACGGTTGACACAATGACCTTCGCGTTTGTATTGGCGACGCGTTCGAAAAAGGGTGTAAAGGTTAACTGGATTTGGTCGCTGAATTTCGAGCGAATGGTCCACGGAATCATGTAGTTGAAACGATCATATTCGAAGCGCACATCCTCATGAATTTTAGTCATGACTCCATCAATGAAAATAGCGTTTTCGGTCATGCCGGTGCCGTCCGTCCATTGCCCGCCAAAGTTTAAGCCGATGCGTTGGCCACGAACAAGCTGGGAGGCCATTCCCCAATTCCAAATTGCCTCGCGTGGCCAAATACCACGTCCGTAATCGAGTACGGCAAAGCTTTCTTCAGGCGAAAAGGTAAAGCGACGGCTCCCGATCTTTACGATGCCAGATGTAGGCAAGGTATGATGCTTGGCGGTAAATTGAAATGTTTGCCGATTCCACGGGATTACGACGTTTAATGATTCATCATCTTGTGGATGCTCAATTGTTAATTCGGCATGTAGATGCTCCCCGTCAAAGTCAGGTGAAATGACGGTTAAGTGCGTGACCCCGTTATAGTAGGTTAATTGAATGTTCATTTCACTGTTTTTGTAGCTAACGGTTTCAAGTACTTGCGTTGGCATTTTGACTTTTGCGCCAAGTGGAATGACAATTGTTTTTTCGAAATAGCGCTGGGTTTCGTATTCAAGGAAATAGACGAAGCACACCGCAGCATAATCTAAATGGCTGATCGTTGCGGAAAATAAAATTTCCTCGCCAAAGACACACCAATAGTTCCACTTTTTCTTGCGTAAAAAATGACCAGATAAGTTGCAATCAATAATTGGCTGACGTGCAAAGCCGATTGCCCCTGGATTTAAGTTGCCTTTTTTATCGCAAAGAGCTGTTGGAAGTACGATTTCTTTTTCTGCGTGCTGCCTCATTAAAAATTCCCCCTATACAAAGAAAATAACACTAACTCAGGACCCCATTTTTCGAACAAGTCCTAAAAAGTATGTTTAACAATAATTGTATCAAACATTTATGAAAACTGGGCATTTTCACTCTACTTTTATAGAACGGACATATTTGAAAAAAAATGGTCATACGTTGTAAAAAAAGAAATGAGGCCAAATGCATATGCTTTACTATAATCGCCAAGCTGCGGTCGATTATGCAAATTATTGGTGGGATAAATACAATCCAAGATTTCCGTCATTTCAGGATGATTGTACAAATTTTATATCCCAATGTCTGTATGCAGGGGGCGCACCGATGCGTGGCTTTTCGGATCGTGCGCAGGGCTGGTGGATGATTGGAACACCCGAGCGTTGGAGCTATAGCTGGTCGGTATCCCATTCCTTAAGATGGTATTTAGAATCGTCGAAAAAAGGGCTAATCGCAACACGCGTTTATTCGATTGATGAGCTGGAGATCGGGGATGTTATTTTTTACGATTTTCAAGGGGATGGACGGATTGACCATAGCACCATTGTGACACGAATTGACAATGGGATTCCGTACGTCAATGCACATACGATGAATAGCAAAAATCGCCACTATGCCTATGAGGATTCTTCGGCATATACACCGCTCATGGAGTATTATTTCTTTCATATTAGCGATACCTTTCCATTATAAAACGATATATTAAATAATGAAAAATCATGATAAGGTAGTACTAGTATACGAAGGAGGATTTGTCGATGACAGTATCAGTAAAACAAGCCATTTTAGAGCGCCGTTCAATCAAAAAATTTAATGGACAACCCGTTGAAAAACAAGCGGTGCTACAAATTTTAGATGATGCCAAATGGGCACCGAATCACGGCAATCGTCAGC containing:
- a CDS encoding DUF2804 domain-containing protein — its product is MRQHAEKEIVLPTALCDKKGNLNPGAIGFARQPIIDCNLSGHFLRKKKWNYWCVFGEEILFSATISHLDYAAVCFVYFLEYETQRYFEKTIVIPLGAKVKMPTQVLETVSYKNSEMNIQLTYYNGVTHLTVISPDFDGEHLHAELTIEHPQDDESLNVVIPWNRQTFQFTAKHHTLPTSGIVKIGSRRFTFSPEESFAVLDYGRGIWPREAIWNWGMASQLVRGQRIGLNFGGQWTDGTGMTENAIFIDGVMTKIHEDVRFEYDRFNYMIPWTIRSKFSDQIQLTFTPFFERVANTNAKVIVSTVHQMVGYYDGSIQLDDGTTLQIQQMLGCIEEHAAKW
- a CDS encoding amidase domain-containing protein; this translates as MLYYNRQAAVDYANYWWDKYNPRFPSFQDDCTNFISQCLYAGGAPMRGFSDRAQGWWMIGTPERWSYSWSVSHSLRWYLESSKKGLIATRVYSIDELEIGDVIFYDFQGDGRIDHSTIVTRIDNGIPYVNAHTMNSKNRHYAYEDSSAYTPLMEYYFFHISDTFPL
- a CDS encoding acyltransferase; translated protein: MNKRLDEVQYARAFAMFAVLFVHFSSTGLGAVTPESSTFYVYSAFNTLGKLGVPVFFFLSGLVLFYSYNNRPFTKETIRQFYKKRLKYIIVPYLVISTFYFGVRIVHSSSFSSVPALLTGLGEALLWGKAYTHLYFLFVLLQFYLAFPLILYFFKKVKVRVLTVLLASLALQFAWFYVNKNYLQVEARGSYFLSYVSFFLVGAAVGSNYAQLDHWWQVHRKKMAVFIVTLFVLAATSLIVVDSWTRADTLVPYLPSSPYHTYIFDGLWVLLGLAGSLFTLWLGKMVIVLDYAPLQIFLNRLAQLSFGIYLIHPFFLLFFRSWLPSSTPLVFHGWQLFTAIAITAICWVLTSWLSKWKMSWIIIGK